A stretch of the Nematostella vectensis chromosome 1, jaNemVect1.1, whole genome shotgun sequence genome encodes the following:
- the LOC125568075 gene encoding uncharacterized protein LOC125568075, whose translation MKSKVSYLETSLTSAWEEIEILKQAQEEQDKKCMAMEEQLNEERGKRIRLDAYSRRENLNFKGIPEKEGESCENIIRDLLHELGFSNPQNIGFHAVHRLGKPRDGGKPRPIIARVISRQDRDLDFRKKRKLVGSTRYPGVYITDDFQREIQRERIILIKAMEKAKAMGKQAKCSGAHYMLTATHTRLRRYLRYTGKCKNRRKNIAHSCVIVASFPLIRTTNLIDSCLRPVMNT comes from the coding sequence ATGAAGTCCAAGGTTTCCTACTTGGAAACCTCATTAACGTCGGCTTGGGAGGAAATAGAAATCCTGAAACAAGCACAGGAGGAACAAGATAAGAAATGCATGGCGATGGAAGAGCAACTGAATGAGGAACGCGGAAAAAGAATACGCCTTGATGCTTATTCGCGAAGGGAAAACTTGAATTTCAAAGGTATACCAGAAAAAGAAGGAGAAAGCTGTGAGAACATTATAAGAGACTTGCTGCATGAGCTCGGCTTCTCGAATCCTCAAAATATAGGCTTTCATGCTGTCCATCGCCTAGGCAAACCAAGAGATGGCGGAAAACCTAGACCTATCATTGCTCGTGTTATTTCAAGACAAGACAGGGATCTTGATTTTAGGAAGAAACGCAAGTTGGTCGGGTCTACTCGTTACCCTGGCGTTTACATTACTGATGATTTTCAGCGGGAAATTCAAAGAGAAAGGATTATTCTAATTAAAGCAATGGAGAAAGCAAAAGCAATGGGCAAGCAAGCCAAGTGCTCGGGCGCTCACTACATGTTGACGGCAACACATACCAGGTTGCGTCGGTACCTGAGATATACAGGGAAGTGTAAGAATCGTAGAAAAAATATTGCTCATTCTTGTGTCATTGTCGCAAGCTTCCCCCTTATTAGGACTACGAACTTGATTGACTCTTGTTTGCGCCCAGTTATGAATACATGA
- the LOC5515877 gene encoding EGF-like repeat and discoidin I-like domain-containing protein 3 — protein MAGRKTAFIFLLMDARTVALVTSAVTWLCLLAPTPQAREFVSRDDPKYKFAVFDVVNDHKLEGAPMRTRYRVSDIACASQCVGEPSCSSVNYRRVDGSCDLMPTTKYNATLKWVSGFEHLFIKSACDSSPCRYGNCHPLINNGSYRCTCIKQFYGRDCDKCNGTALGMEDGRIVSAQLSQSSFYRDDPKYGTDRGRLNLDIWPMGAHLRSDDVDGGWFKIDLYTTKIITAFAMQGYGRPISIDRVETFQICTSDDNNDWVFLEKSPGAPKIFPGNNNNNETVTTTFSPPLMSRYFRIVAKTCGRACALRMEIYGCEKLLNQLS, from the exons ATGGCCGGTAGAAAAACTGCATTTATCTTCTTACTG ATGGACGCCAGGACAGTTGCCTTGGTGACCTCCGCTGTTACATGGCTTTGTCTGCTTGCCCCAACACCTCAAGCAAGAGAGTTTGTCTCCCGAGATGACCCTAAATATAAATTCGCAGTTTTTGATGTTGTCAATGACCACAAGCTAGAAGGCGCGCCCATGAGAACTCGTTATCGGGTCAGCGACATTGCGTGCGCATCTCAGTGCGTGGGTGAACCATCATGCAGTTCGGTAAACTACCGTCGTGTCGATGGGTCATGTGACTTGATGCCTACAACGAAATATAATGCGACACTCAAGTGGGTCAGCGGCTTCGAGCATTTATTCATCAAG TCGGCGTGCGACTCATCGCCGTGTCGTTATGGAAACTGTCATCCACTTATCAACAATGGATCATACCGCTGTACATGCATTAAGCAATTCTACGGACGCGATTGCG ATAAGTGCAATGGAACGGCGCTGGGAATGGAAGATGGACGTATTGTATCCGCACAGTTATCCCAGTCCTCGTTTTACAGAGATGACCCAAAGTATGGTACAGACCGCGGGCGGCTCAACCTTGACATCTGGCCAATGGGAGCCCATCTCAGATCCGATGATGTGGACGGTGGCTGGTTTAAGATAGACTTATACACGACTAAGATCATCACCGCGTTTGCAATGCAAGGGTATGGTAGACCCATTTCTATCGATCGCGTCGAGACGTTCCAGATCTGCACCTCTGATGATAATAACGACTGGGTGTTTTTAGAGAAATCCCCTGGAGCCCCAAAG ATCTTCCCtggaaacaacaacaacaatgaaaCAGTAACTACCACCTTCTCGCCACCATTGATGTCTCGTTATTTTCGCATTGTGGCGAAGACTTGCGGCAGAGCATGTGCCTTGCGGATGGAAATCTACGGGTGCGAAAAGTTGTTGAACCAACTCTCGTAA